Proteins from a genomic interval of Sphingobacterium lactis:
- the rplQ gene encoding 50S ribosomal protein L17 encodes MRHGKKVNHLGRTDSHRKAMLANMATSLIVHKRITTTLAKAKALRKYVEPLITKSKNDTTHSRRTVFAYLKDKDAVSILFREISEKVASRPGGYTRIIKLENRLGDNAEMAFIELVDYNEVYGKTVKTEKKTTRRRGSGATKKKAASTEVKEEKAKATAAGDDLTIVEGIGPKIAEVLTAAGIATYAELAKTDAEKVKEILTEAGSNFNTADPTTWAEQAQLAADGKFEELEKLKAELDGGKKVDE; translated from the coding sequence ATGAGACACGGAAAAAAAGTTAATCACTTAGGCCGCACTGACAGTCACCGTAAGGCGATGTTAGCGAACATGGCGACTTCATTGATCGTTCACAAACGTATTACAACTACTTTGGCGAAAGCTAAAGCATTGCGTAAATATGTGGAGCCATTGATTACAAAATCTAAAAACGACACGACACATTCTCGTCGTACGGTATTCGCTTACTTAAAAGACAAAGATGCTGTTTCTATCTTGTTCCGCGAGATTTCTGAAAAAGTAGCTTCTCGTCCAGGTGGTTACACACGTATCATCAAATTGGAAAACCGTTTAGGTGATAACGCGGAGATGGCATTTATCGAACTTGTTGACTATAACGAAGTATACGGTAAAACAGTTAAAACTGAGAAGAAAACTACGCGCCGCCGCGGTTCTGGTGCTACGAAGAAAAAAGCAGCTTCCACGGAAGTAAAAGAAGAGAAAGCAAAAGCAACTGCAGCTGGAGATGATTTGACAATCGTTGAAGGTATCGGTCCTAAAATCGCAGAAGTATTAACTGCTGCTGGAATCGCTACTTACGCTGAATTGGCAAAAACAGATGCAGAAAAAGTTAAAGAAATTTTAACTGAAGCTGGTTCTAACTTTAACACAGCAGATCCTACAACTTGGGCTGAACAAGCACAACTTGCTGCTGATGGTAAATTTGAAGAATTAGAAAAACTTAAAGCTGAATTAGACGGCGGTAAAAAAGTTGATGAATAA
- a CDS encoding DNA-directed RNA polymerase subunit alpha — translation MAILAFQRPDKVIMQKSTDFDGTFEFRPLEPGFGVTIGNALRRILLSSLEGYAITSIRFSGVSHEFSTIKGVVEDVTEIILNLKQVRFKKSGEQGDNEKIFVVINGQDQFTAGDITKFSNNFTVLNPDLVICNMDSSVTVEVELSVAKGRGYINAEENKVVDGPVGVIAIDSIFTPIKNVKYTIENYRVEQKTDYEKLLLDISTDGSIHPEDALKEAAKILIQHFMLFSDENMLLESQTKEETKVVDEEILHMRKILKTELVDLDLSVRALNCLKAADIRTLAELVTYDVADMLKFRNFGKKSLSEIQELVKSKGLSFGMNLSKYKLDEE, via the coding sequence ATGGCAATTTTAGCATTTCAAAGACCGGATAAAGTTATCATGCAAAAATCTACTGATTTTGATGGTACCTTTGAATTTCGTCCATTAGAGCCAGGTTTTGGAGTTACTATTGGTAATGCTTTACGCCGTATTTTATTGTCCTCACTAGAAGGATATGCAATTACGTCGATAAGATTTTCAGGCGTTTCGCACGAATTCTCTACGATTAAAGGCGTAGTAGAAGACGTTACGGAGATCATCTTAAACTTAAAGCAAGTACGTTTTAAGAAATCAGGTGAACAAGGCGATAACGAGAAGATCTTTGTAGTTATCAATGGTCAAGATCAATTCACTGCTGGTGATATCACGAAGTTTTCCAACAATTTCACTGTATTGAATCCTGATTTGGTCATCTGTAACATGGATAGCTCAGTTACTGTTGAAGTTGAATTATCAGTTGCAAAAGGCCGTGGATACATTAATGCAGAAGAAAACAAAGTTGTTGATGGTCCTGTTGGTGTTATTGCGATTGACTCAATCTTTACGCCAATCAAGAATGTGAAATATACCATTGAGAACTACCGTGTAGAGCAAAAGACTGACTACGAGAAATTGTTGTTGGATATCTCTACAGATGGTTCTATTCATCCTGAAGACGCGCTTAAGGAAGCTGCTAAGATCTTGATCCAGCACTTCATGTTATTCTCTGATGAGAACATGTTGTTGGAATCACAGACCAAAGAGGAAACAAAGGTTGTTGACGAGGAAATCTTGCACATGCGTAAGATCTTGAAAACAGAATTAGTTGACTTGGATCTTTCAGTTCGTGCATTGAACTGCCTGAAAGCTGCTGACATCCGCACTTTGGCTGAATTGGTAACTTACGATGTAGCCGATATGTTGAAGTTCCGTAACTTCGGTAAGAAGTCCTTGAGCGAAATTCAAGAATTGGTGAAGTCTAAAGGTTTATCTTTCGGTATGAACCTGTCTAAGTACAAATTGGACGAAGAATAA
- a CDS encoding aspartate aminotransferase family protein: MELFNVYPVTPINIVKAQGSTVWDEQGNEYLDLYGGHAVISIGHTHPHYIKRITEQLHNIGFYSNSVLIPIQQQLAKQLGEVSGKEDYFLFLCNSGAEANENALKLASFHTGRKKIIAFTKAFHGRTSLAVAATDNPAIVAPVNETENVVFLPFNDEEVLTQAFKDFGDEVAAVIIEGIQGVGGIREASVPFLKLIRSLCDQYGSVFIADSVQCGYGRTGSFYSHDYAGVQADIYSMAKGMGNGFPIGGISIAPKFKASFGLLGTTFGGNHLACAAAVAVLDVMAQDNLMANAQEVGSYLIEELKKFDEVLEVRGRGLMIGIELPTEMGHVKKDLLLKNRIFTGEAKPNVIRLLPALNITKANADQFLTAFAERLKA, translated from the coding sequence ATGGAACTTTTTAATGTATACCCCGTTACTCCCATCAACATCGTAAAAGCGCAAGGCTCTACCGTATGGGACGAACAGGGCAATGAATACCTGGACCTTTATGGAGGCCATGCCGTAATATCGATCGGACATACCCATCCACATTATATCAAACGCATAACCGAACAGCTGCACAACATCGGTTTTTACTCCAATTCCGTACTGATTCCCATCCAGCAACAGCTGGCCAAACAATTGGGTGAAGTATCCGGTAAGGAGGATTACTTTCTATTCCTGTGCAACTCAGGGGCAGAAGCGAACGAGAATGCGCTGAAATTAGCTTCTTTCCATACCGGTCGGAAGAAGATCATTGCGTTCACTAAGGCGTTCCATGGACGTACCTCCCTCGCGGTTGCCGCTACGGACAATCCAGCGATCGTCGCTCCTGTAAATGAAACGGAGAACGTTGTTTTCTTGCCTTTTAATGATGAAGAAGTCTTAACCCAAGCCTTCAAGGATTTTGGCGATGAGGTTGCTGCCGTTATTATTGAGGGGATCCAAGGTGTCGGTGGTATAAGGGAGGCATCCGTGCCGTTCCTGAAATTGATCCGTTCCTTGTGTGATCAATATGGTTCCGTATTCATTGCAGACTCCGTACAGTGTGGTTATGGCAGAACAGGTTCCTTCTATTCCCACGATTATGCCGGTGTTCAAGCAGATATCTATTCCATGGCGAAAGGTATGGGGAATGGTTTCCCGATCGGAGGAATCTCCATTGCTCCTAAATTTAAAGCCAGCTTTGGTCTATTGGGAACTACCTTTGGTGGTAATCATTTGGCATGTGCCGCCGCCGTAGCCGTTTTGGATGTGATGGCGCAGGACAACCTGATGGCCAATGCCCAAGAGGTCGGATCCTACTTGATCGAGGAGTTGAAGAAATTTGACGAGGTATTGGAAGTGCGCGGTCGTGGATTGATGATCGGGATTGAATTGCCTACAGAAATGGGGCATGTCAAAAAGGATCTCTTGTTGAAGAATCGCATTTTTACGGGCGAGGCTAAACCCAATGTTATCCGCCTTCTCCCGGCACTTAATATCACAAAAGCAAACGCAGACCAGTTTTTAACAGCTTTCGCTGAACGCTTGAAAGCATAA